A part of Cotesia glomerata isolate CgM1 linkage group LG4, MPM_Cglom_v2.3, whole genome shotgun sequence genomic DNA contains:
- the LOC123263436 gene encoding WD repeat-containing protein 7 isoform X6 has protein sequence MTEEGSLVVPIVLWGKVPPTHCISCMYLSRDQKTLVTGCYDGHVCLWQVDPETLKMTPRSLMVGHTGAVMCLSRASDVLELDYIVSCSENGEMCTWDLVNGNCRENVKIAYIHTQMFAYVSTGSDKVSLFCSGYYPEVLVMDPFSLEILYTLSSRVNPDWISALQVLRPAKRKDDVVLAITTTGTVKVWSLFGKEQQTKEPIYENESKQIKCMNALAMTCCAYNHRTVLLVSSGSWQVYDAADFSLLCSVNAPQKERWVAGDFLSTDQVLIWTDEGHGYIYKLPSNSVAENHDFHTSSIESDQPYSFCTLSYPGEKPLSCPPTMKLVTATRQNKPVKYLIRGDSEGVIMIWTVPEMTTQQIVDINKNDSVPIMPPSIITSLSAAWEAMKPPPVGILDQMDTGESIKLTACIYLPQQSRLVVGREDGSIIIVPATQTVMLQLLHGNHQHFDDWPPHQVLMGHSGRVNCLLYPHSHSPRYDRTHLVSGSVDFAVCLWDLYTGNMIHRFCVHAGEITQLTITPDNASPRIQKCICSVASDHSVTLLSLAERKCVVLASRHLFPVTTIKWRPLDDFMIVGCSDGAVYVWQMETGHLDRVLHGIIAEEVLFACSDNTIITGDATAGGELGLANPAVHFFRGLRHRNLSAIRHATQRGLHQLQQLHGGHGDHHDSQLKTKDYPLNIEGFRGNPKDPEGHILFFNVEALIVQLLSDEYGSMSPGSLEAQGLISASEYQKVAALTQSASPDAHKKIADFFGRVKDKAGDVEKLLKEKDRHGILAKMKEGAENVHTKLQAKAESVGLKPLNLDGKGEGWNNGDSRNTLKRNGNFNEPNATMEIAQLLLSLLHAWGMDPDLDRVCESKLGLLRPMVPVSFGVICKSSYMTLLLPTWHQQLDLKIEPTQLEQRLPIELVRQDRLTKAFTARAHWELSTTLTSNHLLTVVALANTLMSMNNATFVPEQERNRKMHRPGNRAGVNWNKAEEENEEMYTVQQAQIKQGWSLLATLHCVLLPDKVAALGGVKTFKRPLVEMMACRWQDQCLELREAAQALLLAELGRLGPKGRKSLVDYWAQYLPKDPPKESAPQQQNHSNSPSSSSPVPNSDSKKSDSESNHEGNHADEICNSRRPNEAEIRTKEHTAIVLLGVIGAEFGQNVSTTGNQRRDGERRKSSVVEGFGIGNNNLARLTSMSLMRLLLDPRQFNQQTHSSLRRAAIDLIGRGFTVWEPYLDISKVLLGLLEMCCDADKLVPSMTYGLPLTPQADTCRTARHALTLIATARPAAFITTMAREVARFNAIQQNSQTLNVNVNSNILARAKPEILRIVEQLIDKMQSEMSDLLVEVMDIILHCLDPGHLKTKPLNEVFPAVCRFNQVSHCSASRRIAVGGRVGQLALYELRGTVKCQTVSAHQASVTALAFSPEGKFLVSYSCTENKLCFWQQTSSGMFGLGNSQTRCVKSYSTAPMNDVMRLNPMRLARLIWINNRTVTLMLADGSETRFNV, from the exons ATGACGGAAGAAGGAAGCTTAGTGGTTCCAATAGTGCTTTGGGGTAAAGTGCCACCCACCCACTGCATATCATGCATGTACTTGTCTCGTGATCAGAAGACCTTGGTCACGGGATGCTACGATGGTCACGTTTGTTTATGGCAGGTTGATCCTGAAACActcaag ATGACACCCAGAAGTCTGATGGTCGGACACACAGGTGCGGTGATGTGTCTCAGTCGGGCCAGTGATGTTTTGGAGTTGGATTACATCGTCAGCTGCAGCGAAAACGGGGAAATGTGTACCTGGGATCTGGTTAATGGAAATTGCAGAGAAAATGTCAAAATTGCTTACATTCACACTCAGATGTTTGCTTATGTTTCTACAGGCAGTGATAAAGTTTCATTGTTTTGTTCtgg GTATTATCCAGAAGTGTTAGTAATGGACCCATTCAGTTTGGAAATATTATATACGTTAAGTTCACGTGTAAATCCAGACTGGATTAGCGCATTACAAGTACTGAGGCCGGCCAAACGGAAAG atgacgTGGTACTTGCTATCACGACAACGGGTACTGTCAAGGTGTGGTCGCTGTTTGGCAAGGAGCAACAAACCAAGGAACCGATTTATGAAAATGAGAGCAAACAGATTAAGTGTATGAATGCGCTTGCGATGACCTGCTGTGCTTACAATCATCGCACTGTTTTGCTCGTTAGTTCTGGTAGTTGGCAG gTCTACGATGCTGCTGATTTTTCATTACTTTGTTCTGTAAATGCACCTCAAAAAGAGCGTTGGGTTGCTGGAGATTTTCTATCGACGGATCAAGTACTAATTTGGACTGATGAAGGTCATggttacatttataaattaccaTCAAA CAGCGTTGCGGAGAATCATGACTTTCATACATCTTCAATCGAGAGCGATCAACCCTACAGTTTTTGTACTCTGTCTTATCCGGGCGaaaag ccTTTGTCATGTCCACCGACGATGAAATTAGTGACAGCAACGCGCCAAAACAAGccagtaaaatatttaattcgcGGAGACAGCGAAGGCGTGATAATGATTTGGACCGTACCAGAGATGACAACCCAGCAGATTGTCGACATCAACAAAAACGATTCAGTACCAATAATGCCGCCGTCAATAATCACCAGCTTATCAGCCGCCTGGGAGGCTATGAAACCACCACCAGTAGGAATCCTCGACCAAATGGACACCGGAGAGTCGATAAAACTGACAGCTTGTATATATTTACCCCAACAAAGTCGGCTGGTTGTTGGTCGCGAAGATGGTAGCATAATAATTGTCCCAGCTACGCAAACAGTAATGCTGCAATTGCTGCATGGAAATCACCAGCATTTCGACGACTGGCCACCTCATCAAGTTCTCATGGGACACTCTGGACGTGTTAATTGTCTCTTGTATCCTCACAGCCATTCTCCTCGATACGACCGTACGCATTTAGTTTCTGGGTCTGTTGACTTCGCGGTTTGCTTATGGGATCTTTATACTGGAAATATGATCCACCGATTCTGCGTCCACGCCGGTGAAATCACGCAATTGACAATTACTCCTGATAATGCTAGT ccgCGAATACAAAAATGTATATGCAGCGTAGCTTCAGACCACAGCGTGACTCTTCTATCTTTGGCTGAAAGAAAGTGCGTGGTACTTGCCTCGCGTCATTTATTCCCAGTTACTACGATAAAGTGGCGACCATTGGACGACTTTATGATAGTCGGGTGCTCTGATGGTGCTGTTTATGTATGGCAAATGGAAACTGGACATCTCGATCGTGTTTTGCATGGAATTATTGCTGAGGAAGTTTTGTTTGCTTGTAGTGATAATACTATTATTACTGGCGATGCTACTGCTGGTGGAGAACTTGGTCTCGCTAATCCTGCTGTTCATTTCtttag GGGACTAAGACACCGTAACTTGTCAGCTATCCGACATGCAACTCAACGAGGATTGCACCAACTGCAACAGCTCCATGGTGGACATGGTGATCACCATGACAGTCAACTGAAAACTAAAGATTATCCACTAAATATCGAGGGATTCCGAGGGAACCCCAAGGACCCCGAAGGCCATATTTTGTTCTTCAACGTCGAAGCGCTTATAG TACAATTATTGAGCGACGAGTATGGCTCGATGTCTCCTGGATCATTAGAGGCACAGGGCTTAATTTCAGCCTCCGAGTACCAAAAAGTTGCGGCCCTCACTCAATCCGCGAGTCCTGACgctcataaaaaaatagcag attttttcggcCGTGTCAAGGACAAGGCCGGTGACGTCGAAAAACTTTTAAAGGAAAAAGATCGCCATG gaATTTTGGCTAAAATGAAGGAAGGAGCCGAGAATGTACACACTAAATTACAAGCTAAGGCTGAGAGTGTTGGCCTCAAGCCGTTAAATCTTGACGGCAAAG GAGAAGGATGGAACAATGGGGACTCGAGAAATACCTTAAAACGGAATGGCAATTTCAATGAGCCTAATGCGACGATGGAAATAGCGCAATTACTACTGAGTCTTCTTCATGCCTGGGGAATGGATCCAGATCTGGATCGAGTTTGTGAAAGTAAATTAGGATTATTACGACCTATGGTACCTGTTTCTTTTGGTGTTATATGTAAATcaa GCTACATGACTTTGCTATTACCAACATGGCACCAACAACTAGACCTAAAAATCGAGCCTACACAATTAGAACAACGTCTACCAATCGAATTAGTCCGCCAAGACCGCCTAACAAAAGCATTTACCGCCCGCGCGCACTGGGAACTATCAACCACACTAACATCAAACCACCTCCTAACAGTAGTCGCCTTAGCGAACACCCTGATGTCTATGAACAACGCGACATTCGTACCAGAACAGGAGCGAAACCGCAAAATGCACCGTCCAGGGAACCGCGCGGGAGTTAACTGGAACAAAGCCGAGGAAGAAAACGAAGAAATGTACACAGTCCAACAGGCCCAAATAAAACAAGGCTGGTCCCTATTAGCAACCCTTCACTGCGTCCTTTTACCCGACAAAGTAGCAGCCCTAGGAGGAGTCAAGACCTTCAAGCGTCCTTTGGTAGAAATGATGGCCTGTCGGTGGCAGGACCAGTGCCTGGAACTCCGAGAAGCTGCCCAGGCGCTTCTTCTAGCCGAGCTGGGCAGATTGGGTCCCAAAGGGAGAAAATCTCTGGTGGATTACTGGGCACAGTATCTTCCCAAGGACCCTCCCAAAGAATCTGCTCCCCAGCAGCAGAACCACAGTAACAGTCCTTCATCTTCCAGTCCCGTGCCTAACTCCGACAGCAAAAAGAGCGACTCCGAGTCTAATCACGAGGGCAATCACGCAGATGAAATTTGCAACTCGCGTAGACCGAATGAAGCCGAGATCAGGACCAAGGAGCACACTGCGATAGTATTATTAGGAGTAATTGGCGCTGAGTTTGGTCAGAATGTCTCGACGACGGGGAACCAACGTCGTGATGGTGAAAGAAGAAAGAGTTCTGTTGTTGAAGGCTTTGGAATTGGAAATAACAATTTAGCGAGATTGACCAGCATGTCGTTGATGCGTTTGCTGTTGGATCCTCGTCAGTTTAACCAGCAAACTCACTCGTCCCTTCGTCGAGCTGCTATTGATTTAATCGGCCGTGGGTTCACTGTTTGGGAACCTTATCTTGATATCTCCAAGGTGCTTCTAGGTCTGCTGGAGATGTGCTGCGATGCTGATAAATTGGTGCCCAGTATGACCTACGGACTGCCTTTGACTCCTCAAGCTGACACTTGTCGCACAGCGAGGCATGCTTTGACTCTTATTGCCACTGCTCGGCCTGCTGCATTCATCACGACGATGGCTCGAGAAGTCGCGAGGTTCAATGCGATCCAACAGAATTCCCAGACGCTTAATGTCAATGTTAATTCTAATATCCTGGCTAGGGCCAAGCCGGAGATTCTGAGGATTGTTGAGCAGCTGATTGATAAAATGCAGAGCGAGATGAGCGACTTGTTGGTTGAAGTGATGGATATTATTCTGCACTGTCTTGACCCAGGTCACTTGAAGACCAAACCACTTAACGAAGTTTTCCCGGCTGTTTGCAGATTTAATCag GTCAGTCACTGCTCAGCTTCACGTCGAATAGCGGTCGGCGGTCGCGTAGGTCAATTAGCGCTCTATGAATTAAGGGGTACCGTTAAATGTCAAACGGTGTCTGCTCATCAAGCTTCTGTCACGGCGTTGGCGTTCTCACCCGAgggaaaatttttagtcagtTATTCTTGCacggaaaataaattatgctTCTGGCAG cAAACAAGTAGCGGAATGTTCGGATTAGGTAATTCTCAAACCCGCTGCGTCAAATCATACAGTACAGCACCAATGAATGATGTCATGAGATTAAATCCAATGCGGCTGGCCCGTTTGATTTGGATTAACAACCGTACTGTTACATTGATGCTCGCGGATGGTTCAGAAACACgctttaatgtttaa
- the LOC123263436 gene encoding WD repeat-containing protein 7 isoform X9 produces MTEEGSLVVPIVLWGKVPPTHCISCMYLSRDQKTLVTGCYDGHVCLWQVDPETLKMTPRSLMVGHTGAVMCLSRASDVLELDYIVSCSENGEMCTWDLVNGNCRENVKIAYIHTQMFAYVSTGSDKVSLFCSGYYPEVLVMDPFSLEILYTLSSRVNPDWISALQVLRPAKRKGRFLVHTNDVVLAITTTGTVKVWSLFGKEQQTKEPIYENESKQIKCMNALAMTCCAYNHRTVLLVSSGSWQVYDAADFSLLCSVNAPQKERWVAGDFLSTDQVLIWTDEGHGYIYKLPSNKLKGKALSSSVAENHDFHTSSIESDQPYSFCTLSYPGEKPLSCPPTMKLVTATRQNKPVKYLIRGDSEGVIMIWTVPEMTTQQIVDINKNDSVPIMPPSIITSLSAAWEAMKPPPVGILDQMDTGESIKLTACIYLPQQSRLVVGREDGSIIIVPATQTVMLQLLHGNHQHFDDWPPHQVLMGHSGRVNCLLYPHSHSPRYDRTHLVSGSVDFAVCLWDLYTGNMIHRFCVHAGEITQLTITPDNASPRIQKCICSVASDHSVTLLSLAERKCVVLASRHLFPVTTIKWRPLDDFMIVGCSDGAVYVWQMETGHLDRVLHGIIAEEVLFACSDNTIITGDATAGGELGLANPAVHFFRGLRHRNLSAIRHATQRGLHQLQQLHGGHGDHHDSQLKTKDYPLNIEGFRGNPKDPEGHILFFNVEALIVQLLSDEYGSMSPGSLEAQGLISASEYQKVAALTQSASPDAHKKIAGEGWNNGDSRNTLKRNGNFNEPNATMEIAQLLLSLLHAWGMDPDLDRVCESKLGLLRPMVPVSFGVICKSSYMTLLLPTWHQQLDLKIEPTQLEQRLPIELVRQDRLTKAFTARAHWELSTTLTSNHLLTVVALANTLMSMNNATFVPEQERNRKMHRPGNRAGVNWNKAEEENEEMYTVQQAQIKQGWSLLATLHCVLLPDKVAALGGVKTFKRPLVEMMACRWQDQCLELREAAQALLLAELGRLGPKGRKSLVDYWAQYLPKDPPKESAPQQQNHSNSPSSSSPVPNSDSKKSDSESNHEGNHADEICNSRRPNEAEIRTKEHTAIVLLGVIGAEFGQNVSTTGNQRRDGERRKSSVVEGFGIGNNNLARLTSMSLMRLLLDPRQFNQQTHSSLRRAAIDLIGRGFTVWEPYLDISKVLLGLLEMCCDADKLVPSMTYGLPLTPQADTCRTARHALTLIATARPAAFITTMAREVARFNAIQQNSQTLNVNVNSNILARAKPEILRIVEQLIDKMQSEMSDLLVEVMDIILHCLDPGHLKTKPLNEVFPAVCRFNQVSHCSASRRIAVGGRVGQLALYELRGTVKCQTVSAHQASVTALAFSPEGKFLVSYSCTENKLCFWQQTSSGMFGLGNSQTRCVKSYSTAPMNDVMRLNPMRLARLIWINNRTVTLMLADGSETRFNV; encoded by the exons ATGACGGAAGAAGGAAGCTTAGTGGTTCCAATAGTGCTTTGGGGTAAAGTGCCACCCACCCACTGCATATCATGCATGTACTTGTCTCGTGATCAGAAGACCTTGGTCACGGGATGCTACGATGGTCACGTTTGTTTATGGCAGGTTGATCCTGAAACActcaag ATGACACCCAGAAGTCTGATGGTCGGACACACAGGTGCGGTGATGTGTCTCAGTCGGGCCAGTGATGTTTTGGAGTTGGATTACATCGTCAGCTGCAGCGAAAACGGGGAAATGTGTACCTGGGATCTGGTTAATGGAAATTGCAGAGAAAATGTCAAAATTGCTTACATTCACACTCAGATGTTTGCTTATGTTTCTACAGGCAGTGATAAAGTTTCATTGTTTTGTTCtgg GTATTATCCAGAAGTGTTAGTAATGGACCCATTCAGTTTGGAAATATTATATACGTTAAGTTCACGTGTAAATCCAGACTGGATTAGCGCATTACAAGTACTGAGGCCGGCCAAACGGAAAGGTCGGTTCTTAGTACACACAA atgacgTGGTACTTGCTATCACGACAACGGGTACTGTCAAGGTGTGGTCGCTGTTTGGCAAGGAGCAACAAACCAAGGAACCGATTTATGAAAATGAGAGCAAACAGATTAAGTGTATGAATGCGCTTGCGATGACCTGCTGTGCTTACAATCATCGCACTGTTTTGCTCGTTAGTTCTGGTAGTTGGCAG gTCTACGATGCTGCTGATTTTTCATTACTTTGTTCTGTAAATGCACCTCAAAAAGAGCGTTGGGTTGCTGGAGATTTTCTATCGACGGATCAAGTACTAATTTGGACTGATGAAGGTCATggttacatttataaattaccaTCAAA CAAGCTGAAGGGCAAGGCTCTCAGCAG CAGCGTTGCGGAGAATCATGACTTTCATACATCTTCAATCGAGAGCGATCAACCCTACAGTTTTTGTACTCTGTCTTATCCGGGCGaaaag ccTTTGTCATGTCCACCGACGATGAAATTAGTGACAGCAACGCGCCAAAACAAGccagtaaaatatttaattcgcGGAGACAGCGAAGGCGTGATAATGATTTGGACCGTACCAGAGATGACAACCCAGCAGATTGTCGACATCAACAAAAACGATTCAGTACCAATAATGCCGCCGTCAATAATCACCAGCTTATCAGCCGCCTGGGAGGCTATGAAACCACCACCAGTAGGAATCCTCGACCAAATGGACACCGGAGAGTCGATAAAACTGACAGCTTGTATATATTTACCCCAACAAAGTCGGCTGGTTGTTGGTCGCGAAGATGGTAGCATAATAATTGTCCCAGCTACGCAAACAGTAATGCTGCAATTGCTGCATGGAAATCACCAGCATTTCGACGACTGGCCACCTCATCAAGTTCTCATGGGACACTCTGGACGTGTTAATTGTCTCTTGTATCCTCACAGCCATTCTCCTCGATACGACCGTACGCATTTAGTTTCTGGGTCTGTTGACTTCGCGGTTTGCTTATGGGATCTTTATACTGGAAATATGATCCACCGATTCTGCGTCCACGCCGGTGAAATCACGCAATTGACAATTACTCCTGATAATGCTAGT ccgCGAATACAAAAATGTATATGCAGCGTAGCTTCAGACCACAGCGTGACTCTTCTATCTTTGGCTGAAAGAAAGTGCGTGGTACTTGCCTCGCGTCATTTATTCCCAGTTACTACGATAAAGTGGCGACCATTGGACGACTTTATGATAGTCGGGTGCTCTGATGGTGCTGTTTATGTATGGCAAATGGAAACTGGACATCTCGATCGTGTTTTGCATGGAATTATTGCTGAGGAAGTTTTGTTTGCTTGTAGTGATAATACTATTATTACTGGCGATGCTACTGCTGGTGGAGAACTTGGTCTCGCTAATCCTGCTGTTCATTTCtttag GGGACTAAGACACCGTAACTTGTCAGCTATCCGACATGCAACTCAACGAGGATTGCACCAACTGCAACAGCTCCATGGTGGACATGGTGATCACCATGACAGTCAACTGAAAACTAAAGATTATCCACTAAATATCGAGGGATTCCGAGGGAACCCCAAGGACCCCGAAGGCCATATTTTGTTCTTCAACGTCGAAGCGCTTATAG TACAATTATTGAGCGACGAGTATGGCTCGATGTCTCCTGGATCATTAGAGGCACAGGGCTTAATTTCAGCCTCCGAGTACCAAAAAGTTGCGGCCCTCACTCAATCCGCGAGTCCTGACgctcataaaaaaatagcag GAGAAGGATGGAACAATGGGGACTCGAGAAATACCTTAAAACGGAATGGCAATTTCAATGAGCCTAATGCGACGATGGAAATAGCGCAATTACTACTGAGTCTTCTTCATGCCTGGGGAATGGATCCAGATCTGGATCGAGTTTGTGAAAGTAAATTAGGATTATTACGACCTATGGTACCTGTTTCTTTTGGTGTTATATGTAAATcaa GCTACATGACTTTGCTATTACCAACATGGCACCAACAACTAGACCTAAAAATCGAGCCTACACAATTAGAACAACGTCTACCAATCGAATTAGTCCGCCAAGACCGCCTAACAAAAGCATTTACCGCCCGCGCGCACTGGGAACTATCAACCACACTAACATCAAACCACCTCCTAACAGTAGTCGCCTTAGCGAACACCCTGATGTCTATGAACAACGCGACATTCGTACCAGAACAGGAGCGAAACCGCAAAATGCACCGTCCAGGGAACCGCGCGGGAGTTAACTGGAACAAAGCCGAGGAAGAAAACGAAGAAATGTACACAGTCCAACAGGCCCAAATAAAACAAGGCTGGTCCCTATTAGCAACCCTTCACTGCGTCCTTTTACCCGACAAAGTAGCAGCCCTAGGAGGAGTCAAGACCTTCAAGCGTCCTTTGGTAGAAATGATGGCCTGTCGGTGGCAGGACCAGTGCCTGGAACTCCGAGAAGCTGCCCAGGCGCTTCTTCTAGCCGAGCTGGGCAGATTGGGTCCCAAAGGGAGAAAATCTCTGGTGGATTACTGGGCACAGTATCTTCCCAAGGACCCTCCCAAAGAATCTGCTCCCCAGCAGCAGAACCACAGTAACAGTCCTTCATCTTCCAGTCCCGTGCCTAACTCCGACAGCAAAAAGAGCGACTCCGAGTCTAATCACGAGGGCAATCACGCAGATGAAATTTGCAACTCGCGTAGACCGAATGAAGCCGAGATCAGGACCAAGGAGCACACTGCGATAGTATTATTAGGAGTAATTGGCGCTGAGTTTGGTCAGAATGTCTCGACGACGGGGAACCAACGTCGTGATGGTGAAAGAAGAAAGAGTTCTGTTGTTGAAGGCTTTGGAATTGGAAATAACAATTTAGCGAGATTGACCAGCATGTCGTTGATGCGTTTGCTGTTGGATCCTCGTCAGTTTAACCAGCAAACTCACTCGTCCCTTCGTCGAGCTGCTATTGATTTAATCGGCCGTGGGTTCACTGTTTGGGAACCTTATCTTGATATCTCCAAGGTGCTTCTAGGTCTGCTGGAGATGTGCTGCGATGCTGATAAATTGGTGCCCAGTATGACCTACGGACTGCCTTTGACTCCTCAAGCTGACACTTGTCGCACAGCGAGGCATGCTTTGACTCTTATTGCCACTGCTCGGCCTGCTGCATTCATCACGACGATGGCTCGAGAAGTCGCGAGGTTCAATGCGATCCAACAGAATTCCCAGACGCTTAATGTCAATGTTAATTCTAATATCCTGGCTAGGGCCAAGCCGGAGATTCTGAGGATTGTTGAGCAGCTGATTGATAAAATGCAGAGCGAGATGAGCGACTTGTTGGTTGAAGTGATGGATATTATTCTGCACTGTCTTGACCCAGGTCACTTGAAGACCAAACCACTTAACGAAGTTTTCCCGGCTGTTTGCAGATTTAATCag GTCAGTCACTGCTCAGCTTCACGTCGAATAGCGGTCGGCGGTCGCGTAGGTCAATTAGCGCTCTATGAATTAAGGGGTACCGTTAAATGTCAAACGGTGTCTGCTCATCAAGCTTCTGTCACGGCGTTGGCGTTCTCACCCGAgggaaaatttttagtcagtTATTCTTGCacggaaaataaattatgctTCTGGCAG cAAACAAGTAGCGGAATGTTCGGATTAGGTAATTCTCAAACCCGCTGCGTCAAATCATACAGTACAGCACCAATGAATGATGTCATGAGATTAAATCCAATGCGGCTGGCCCGTTTGATTTGGATTAACAACCGTACTGTTACATTGATGCTCGCGGATGGTTCAGAAACACgctttaatgtttaa